The following are encoded in a window of Perca fluviatilis chromosome 21, GENO_Pfluv_1.0, whole genome shotgun sequence genomic DNA:
- the LOC120551004 gene encoding transmembrane protease serine 9-like isoform X3: MTAHDGSLDWMDTADVCGPHWARNFPSVWILYFGRKTQSGPNVHEVNRTVSQIIIHPDYNNVPFNNDIALMKLSSPVNFTNYIRPVCLASNFSQFYNSTPCWATGWGRLGKDEPLPAFDSLQEVQIPVIGEKQCSCNYLPIQGINITDKMICAGQENKGTCQGDGGGPLQCKQSSMWIQAGISSFVIPCALDGFPDGYARVSEFQTWIMDQVMGANVQFVTFRSSGTDQDNSFVCRSSVPGNATTAAPNATSTAAPNATSTAAPNTTSTPSTVATKLTMVVILVTLFLQHIVAP; the protein is encoded by the exons ATGACAGCACATGATGGCAGCCTGGACTGGATGGATACTGCTGATGTGTGCGGTCCTCACTGGGCAAG AAACTTTCCTAGTGTATGGATTCTCTACTTCGGAAGAAAGACTCAGTCTGGCCCCAATGTTCATGAGGTGAACCGCACCGTGTCCCAGATCATCATCCATCCTGACTACAACAATGTGCCGTTCAACAACGACATTGCCCTAATGAAGCTAAGCAGCCCTGTCAATTTCACTAACTACATCAGACCTGTCTGCCTGGCAAGTAACTTCAGCCAGTTTTACAACTCCACCCCCTGCTGGGCCACTGGCTGGGGCAGACTTGGAAAGGATG AGCCCCTGCCAGCCTTTGACTCACTGCAGGAGGTTCAGATTCCTGTCATTGGAGAAAAGCAGTGCAGTTGCAACTACCTCCCAATACAAGGAATAAACATCACTGACAAAATGATTTGTGCAGGACAAGAGAACAAAGGAACATGCCAG GGGGATGGCGGTGGACCTTTGCAATGCAAACAATCCTCAATGTGGATCCAGGCTGGCATTAGCAGTTTTGTAATACCTTGTGCCCTAGATGGTTTTCCTGATGGTTACGCCCGAGTGTCTGAGTTCCAGACTTGGATCATGGATCAAGTGATGGGCGCGAATGTTCAATTTGTGACATTCAGATCCAGTGGCACCGACCAGGACAACAGCTTTGTGTGTCGCAGCTCCGTCCCTGGAAATGCAACCACAGCAGCTCCAAACGCAACTTCCACAGCAGCTCCAAACGCAACTTCCACAGCAGCTCCAAACACAACTTCCACACCATCAACTGTTGCAACTAAACTTACAATGGTTGTCATCTTAGTGACACTGTTCCTACAGCACATTGTAGCGCCATAG
- the LOC120551004 gene encoding tryptase beta-2-like isoform X2: protein MMAAWTGWILLMCAVLTGQGSKAQDCGLAPLNTRIVGGENATAGAWPWQVSMHINFAAIHICGGTLISDQWVLTAASCIILNFPSVWILYFGRKTQSGPNVHEVNNNVPFNNDIALMKLSSPVNFTNYIRPVCLASNFSQFYNSTPCWATGWGRLGKDEPLPAFDSLQEVQIPVIGEKQCSCNYLPIQGINITDKMICAGQENKGTCQGDGGGPLQCKQSSMWIQAGISSFVIPCALDGFPDGYARVSEFQTWIMDQVMGANVQFVTFRSSGTDQDNSFVCRSSVPGNATTAAPNATSTAAPNATSTAAPNTTSTPSTVATKLTMVVILVTLFLQHIVAP from the exons ATGATGGCAGCCTGGACTGGATGGATACTGCTGATGTGTGCGGTCCTCACTGGGCAAG GGTCAAAGGCTCAGG ATTGTGGGCTGGCACCTCTGAACACAAGGATAGTGGGTGGTGAGAATGCCACAGCTGGGGCATGGCCCTGGCAGGTTAGCATGCACATTAATTTTGCAGCGATCCACATCTGTGGAGGGACCCTCATCAGTGACCAGTGGGTACTCACAGCAGCCAGCTGCATCATATT AAACTTTCCTAGTGTATGGATTCTCTACTTCGGAAGAAAGACTCAGTCTGGCCCCAATGTTCATGAGGTGA ACAACAATGTGCCGTTCAACAACGACATTGCCCTAATGAAGCTAAGCAGCCCTGTCAATTTCACTAACTACATCAGACCTGTCTGCCTGGCAAGTAACTTCAGCCAGTTTTACAACTCCACCCCCTGCTGGGCCACTGGCTGGGGCAGACTTGGAAAGGATG AGCCCCTGCCAGCCTTTGACTCACTGCAGGAGGTTCAGATTCCTGTCATTGGAGAAAAGCAGTGCAGTTGCAACTACCTCCCAATACAAGGAATAAACATCACTGACAAAATGATTTGTGCAGGACAAGAGAACAAAGGAACATGCCAG GGGGATGGCGGTGGACCTTTGCAATGCAAACAATCCTCAATGTGGATCCAGGCTGGCATTAGCAGTTTTGTAATACCTTGTGCCCTAGATGGTTTTCCTGATGGTTACGCCCGAGTGTCTGAGTTCCAGACTTGGATCATGGATCAAGTGATGGGCGCGAATGTTCAATTTGTGACATTCAGATCCAGTGGCACCGACCAGGACAACAGCTTTGTGTGTCGCAGCTCCGTCCCTGGAAATGCAACCACAGCAGCTCCAAACGCAACTTCCACAGCAGCTCCAAACGCAACTTCCACAGCAGCTCCAAACACAACTTCCACACCATCAACTGTTGCAACTAAACTTACAATGGTTGTCATCTTAGTGACACTGTTCCTACAGCACATTGTAGCGCCATAG
- the LOC120551004 gene encoding chymotrypsin-like protease CTRL-1 isoform X1, whose translation MMAAWTGWILLMCAVLTGQGSKAQDCGLAPLNTRIVGGENATAGAWPWQVSMHINFAAIHICGGTLISDQWVLTAASCIILNFPSVWILYFGRKTQSGPNVHEVNRTVSQIIIHPDYNNVPFNNDIALMKLSSPVNFTNYIRPVCLASNFSQFYNSTPCWATGWGRLGKDEPLPAFDSLQEVQIPVIGEKQCSCNYLPIQGINITDKMICAGQENKGTCQGDGGGPLQCKQSSMWIQAGISSFVIPCALDGFPDGYARVSEFQTWIMDQVMGANVQFVTFRSSGTDQDNSFVCRSSVPGNATTAAPNATSTAAPNATSTAAPNTTSTPSTVATKLTMVVILVTLFLQHIVAP comes from the exons ATGATGGCAGCCTGGACTGGATGGATACTGCTGATGTGTGCGGTCCTCACTGGGCAAG GGTCAAAGGCTCAGG ATTGTGGGCTGGCACCTCTGAACACAAGGATAGTGGGTGGTGAGAATGCCACAGCTGGGGCATGGCCCTGGCAGGTTAGCATGCACATTAATTTTGCAGCGATCCACATCTGTGGAGGGACCCTCATCAGTGACCAGTGGGTACTCACAGCAGCCAGCTGCATCATATT AAACTTTCCTAGTGTATGGATTCTCTACTTCGGAAGAAAGACTCAGTCTGGCCCCAATGTTCATGAGGTGAACCGCACCGTGTCCCAGATCATCATCCATCCTGACTACAACAATGTGCCGTTCAACAACGACATTGCCCTAATGAAGCTAAGCAGCCCTGTCAATTTCACTAACTACATCAGACCTGTCTGCCTGGCAAGTAACTTCAGCCAGTTTTACAACTCCACCCCCTGCTGGGCCACTGGCTGGGGCAGACTTGGAAAGGATG AGCCCCTGCCAGCCTTTGACTCACTGCAGGAGGTTCAGATTCCTGTCATTGGAGAAAAGCAGTGCAGTTGCAACTACCTCCCAATACAAGGAATAAACATCACTGACAAAATGATTTGTGCAGGACAAGAGAACAAAGGAACATGCCAG GGGGATGGCGGTGGACCTTTGCAATGCAAACAATCCTCAATGTGGATCCAGGCTGGCATTAGCAGTTTTGTAATACCTTGTGCCCTAGATGGTTTTCCTGATGGTTACGCCCGAGTGTCTGAGTTCCAGACTTGGATCATGGATCAAGTGATGGGCGCGAATGTTCAATTTGTGACATTCAGATCCAGTGGCACCGACCAGGACAACAGCTTTGTGTGTCGCAGCTCCGTCCCTGGAAATGCAACCACAGCAGCTCCAAACGCAACTTCCACAGCAGCTCCAAACGCAACTTCCACAGCAGCTCCAAACACAACTTCCACACCATCAACTGTTGCAACTAAACTTACAATGGTTGTCATCTTAGTGACACTGTTCCTACAGCACATTGTAGCGCCATAG